CTTTCCTCCCTCTTTGGCGTGGAGGGAGTCTGGTTTGCCACTCCGGTGGCGGAGCTTTTGTCGCTGCTGCTGTCTCTATTTTATCTGATCCGCTGCCGCAAGCGCTACGGCTACTGGAAGTAAGTGAAAACAATCAAAGCGGCGGGAATCTCCCGCCGCTTTTTCAATCCTGATTCCAAAAAGTCTTCAGCCGTTCAGCGTCTCCTCCAGGGCCTTCAAATCCGCGCCCAACTTGTCGAAAGAGACAGGCAGCTGAGAGATGCTGACCTCAATCTTGCGCATCTCTCCGGTGACATGGGCGGAGGCGGTTTCAAAGGTGGTGGTGAGCGCCCAGTACTGCTGCTTGCACTGCTGCAGCAGCCGGTTGAGCCGTTCATTTGTGGCGGCCTCCAGCTCGTCGGCACGCTTGCGGGCCTCGCATTCAATGTTGCCGATGTGTTCCTTTGCCTTCTGATAGGACTCCGCCTGGGGCTTCAACTCCTGCACTTGGGCAAGAAGGGCGTCCCGCTCCGGCTTCAGAGCGTCCAGCTCCTGCGTCAGGGCGTCCTTAGCCGCGGTCTGCGCTTCAAGCTCTTCTTTCAGGCGGCCGCACTCCATGCGGCAGCTCTCCGCCTCCTGGCGCAGCGTCTCCAGCTGAGACTGTGCGGCAGCCTGTTCGGTCCGCAGGGCTTCGTTTTCCTGCTGCAGGGCTTCCATGGCGGCTGTGGCTTCCTGAGAGGTCTTTTCAATATAGCTGATAACATCCTGACGGTCAAACCCGCCGAACATCACACTTTTAAATGTGTTGCTTTCCATTGACCCACCGCTTTCTGTGTAAATATAGTCGTATCTTATCATAAAAGGGATGGGTTTACAATACTTTGCTTTTCCGGGTGTGAAAAGCGCATAGAATCCGCCGATCAGGCGGGCCTCGGCTCTGTGGCTGCGGGAGAGCAAGAAAATTGAAAAAACCATGAAAAAACTCTTGCATATTCAAAAAGCATGTGGTAATATAATTAAGCTGTCTGTGAGGACAAGCGCCGTTAGCTCAGCTGGATAGAGCGTCTGGCTACGGACCAGAAGGCCGGGGGTTCGAATCCCTCACGGCGTACCAAAAAACCGCTTAGAGCCGCAAGGCTTTGAGCGGCTTTTTGTTTTTTCGGATCATTTTCACTTTTTTGAAAAAGAAGCAGGCCCCTGAAGAGACCAATGTCTTTTCAGGGGCTTTTTCATTTGCTGTGAGTTTCTTTTGGAGAGCGACAAAAAGAATAGTTGATGTATTTTTCCTCTGTTATAAATAAATATTTTAGTATTTGCAGAGCATTCGCGCAATTTCGTGTTTTTTCTGTGTTAATGTCAAAAAAATGCAGGACATTCCCACAGAAAGGATGAGGAAACATGAAGATTTTTACGTATCACGGGATGAAAAACGTCTCGGGGTCCCGCGTCCGGAAGGCAAGAAGAGCGCTGAAGCTGTCGCAGACGGAGCTGGCGGCACAGCTTCAGATCCGTGGAGTCAGCCTTGAGCGGGATACCATCAGCCGGATGGAGATGGGGGACCGGATCATAGCGGATTACGAGCTGCGCACTCTGGCGGAAATACTGAAAGTGGACGTGGCGTGGCTGCTTGATGCGGAAGGTGAGGAAGAGATGGTGAGCCGGGCCGCAGAGGGACGGGGCGCCTATTGACCGTCAAGCAGCAGGGAGAGGATATGTCGATAGAGCGCTGTTTGAAAACGGAGGAACGAAACCGCGGGATAAGAAAAGAGGGGTAGTATGTCAAAGGATGAAAAGAACATGAAGAAGTATTGTAAGAAAGTGAGCGGGCGCGGTTCAGGCAGAGCGTTTGAAAAGCAAATGGCCCTTGGCAGTGTATTGCGGGGGAATAAAGTTTACGTATTTGACTGTTGACTGAGGTGTACCTCATAGCGGCGTGACCCGGCATTAGGTAAAATTTTCCTATATTCTGTCGAATTGGGGAGGTTTTGCTGATGCGTCAATACAAAACACTGCTTCAGGTATTTCTCCGCAACTCGATCTATGCCTTCCGCAAGGAGATGGGATACAGCCAGGAGCGCATGGCGGAGCTTCTGCATATCTCACCCCGCTCGTACATCGACCAGGAGCATGGCAAGTACAGCTTCTCCGCACTCTCGGTGATCTTTTTTCTGATAACGATACCGGAGGAAAGGGTGCTGTCTCTGCTGCGCGCATTCAGGAAGCTTTTGCAGGAGGAGGGGGAGCGTGGAGACGTGGCGTGATGGGGAGAAGCTGCTTTCGGAAATATATGATCTGCTGTACCGGATGGGGCTGACAGCGAACTACACCGGTTTTTTTCGGATATCCTACGCGATCTATCTGTCGGTGGAGAATCCGCAGCGGCTGGCGCTTGTGACAAAGTGGCTGTACCCGGAGGTGGCCAGGCATTACGGAACGACGTGGCAGGCGGTGGAACGGAACATCCGGTCCGCGATTGCCATCATATGGAGCCAGAAAACGCCGATTTTGACGGAGCTCTTTGGAGCGCCGCTGCCGGCCAAGCCCCGTAATGCCCAGTTCCTTGCCCTTGTGGCCGGACACTTTTCCCTTTCCCCTGTCGCATAACCGACCGAAAAGGACTACAGGACTGCGTTGAAATCAGATAAGGGAGAAGGCCCCCGGGGAATTTTCCCCGGGGCCTTCTGTTTGCACAGAGTATTCAGAGAAAAAGCGCTTTGGCTGAATTTATGGTTCATGGAATTTGTAAGATGATTGATCCATATAGTCCCAAGCACACTGTGCCAAAATTGCCGCCCCTAATGGCAGGCAATTTTCGTCAATGTCAAAGGTGGGCGTATGAATCGAAGAGGTCAGCCCCTTCTCCGGATTTCCACATCCAAGATTTGAAATGACCCCGCGGCAGGACTGCTGATACCATGCGAAATCCTCACTTCCGGTAGACGGGTATTGGATTGGCGCGATGTGATCTCTGCCCAGTATCTTTTCTGAGGCACCGCGCATAATGGCGCAGGCACTCTTGTCGTTGCAGACAGCGGGATAGCCTGGCGTAATTTCCAGTTCACAGGCAGCGCCGTAGCCTTCGGCGATTGCCGAGGATATCTTGTGCATTTTGGAGATCAGGTCTTCCCTTACATCGCGTTCCAAAGTGCGCAGCGTGCCGTACATGGTGACGGTGTCAGCAATGATATTCGGTCTGGTTCCTCCTGAAATGGTGCATATAGATAATACTGCGGGGGCAACAGGGAGGGTGAATCGACTGATCAGCGACTGAAAAGCGGTAATGATCTGGCTGCTGACCCAGATCGCATCGACGCCCCGCTGGGGATGGGCGGCGTGGCAGCTTTTCCCATGAACAATGAGGCGGAAGTTGTCTGCTGCCGCCATGAACGCCCCTTCATACACACCGATCTGTCCACACGCAATGTGGGATTGGACATGATGTGCAAAAATCACATCTACCTTTGGGCGCTCCAGTACGCCAAGCTCCAACAGGGCCTTTGCGCCGCTTGGAGCGGCTTCCTCGGAAGGCTGGAAAATCAATTTGACGCTGCCGCGAAGGGATTTACGATGGCGGCCAAGGAGAATTGCGGCGCCAAGCAGCATGGCGGTATGTGCGTCATGTCCGCAGGCATGCATGACGCCATTATTCACCGAACAATAATCGACCTGGTTTTCCTCTTGGATGGGAAGGGCGTCAATGTCGGCCCGCAGGGCGACAACCGGCCCTGAATATTCACCTGTAATTGTGACAACGGTTGCGGGCTGGGGAAAGTGATCTGCCGCAGGCAGACCGTGCTCTGCAAGGACGCTCCGGATGAACCGGCAGGTTTCAAATTCACTGCCGGACAACTCGGGGGTGCGGTGGAGACGGCGACGGAAGCCAATGATCATCTGCCGCAAGGACTGCCCTTCATCCCGAAAGTTTACATCCGTACACATAGCTACTCTTGATATGCCACTGCGTCAAGTTCAACGATCGCCGGTCCGGCCAGCGCCTTGACGGTGCAGAGTGTCCGTGCAGGGGGATTTGTCGCGAAGAACCTGGTATATACATTGTTGAATGCCGATAAATCCGCTGCATTTGTCAACAGAACAGTCATTTTTACCACGTCGCTGAGGGAATAGCCCTCCTTTTCCAACACCGTTTGCAAATTATGAACCGCGCATTCGGTCTGCGATTCAATTGTCTCCGGATATGTTCCGGAAGAGCGATCTATGCCGACCTGACCAGAGACGTATAGCGTGCTACCTGCACGCACAGCAGCGGAGAAAGGCCGCACTCCGCCTTCAAAAGGAATGAATTTCACCATAAAATAACCCCTTTCCGAATCAGCGGTTTGAATCCGCAAACCGTTTTAGAAATTTGATAAAGAACAGTTCGCTGTCAATGATGCCGGCACAGGCTCCGCTGCTCTCCACGGAAAGAAACTCATCGATGCCACCGGCATTGCCGCCATAGCCGAGTCCAACGTCAAAGAGAGTGGGAAGACCGTATTCAGAGAAGAGAGACCAGGGGCCGCCGCCGCCCACGAAGGGCCAAGTGAACCAAGGGATATGTTCCTCATCAAGGATGCCGGTAACGGCACTGCAAAGGTCACTGTCGGGGGAAGTCTGGCATGGCTCATACGCCGCAATGACTTCCATGCTGATATCCTCATAGCCCCGGTCGATCAGGTGCTGGCGGATGCGCGCAATCGTCTTTTGCGCAGAATAGCCCCGGGGCACGCGGACATCACACAGGGCCCAGGCCTGATTAGGCAGGCGGAATACCTCGGTGCCCGGGCCGGTAAAGCCGCTGGCAAGGCCGTTGATATTGAAGCTTGGGGAGTACCAGAATTTAAGGCAGGCGTCGACATTACTGAGAAGATCACTTTCCCCTTTGACGTCGGTGCCGATCATTGGCAAAAACTGCTTCCAGCTTTTTCCGGGAAACTGATTGCAGACATACTCGGCAACTGACCGCTCCTCATCGGTGACGGGCGGTTCATCTATGTAGAAGTCACGGATCAGCAGGCGACCTGTCTCATGGTCTCGGAAAGTGGACAGCGCCTCAATGAGACGCCAGGTCGGACTTTCGATCAGCGCTTGCGCCGCTGCATGGGTTGCGCGTTTTTGAGGCCCTTTGCCCCACAAAAGACCGGAGCACGTAAAGCGAATGTTGATGAGTCCTTTGTAACCCAGCGTAAGTTTTACCTGGCCGTCCCTGCTTTGCACGGCTCCTGGACAAAACGCGGCGTCCGCCTTGGCAATCCGGTCTTCATATTTCTTTACGAAAGCCTTGTAGTTGGGGCTACCGCAATTCTCTTCGCTTTCAGCGAGAAAAAGAATGTTGACCGGCAGCTTGCCGTCCACCTCTTTTAAAGCGCGCAGCGCGTTGATCCAGGAGATATAGGGCCCTTTTCTCCCCTGGGCCCCGCGGGCAAGTATGACCGCTCCAACATCCTCTCTATCAACAAGGTCAGCGGCAAAGGGATTACTGCTCCAGCCCTCGCCATCAGCCGGTTTGGTATCAAGCATGCAGTAGTTGACCAGCGTTTTCTCCGCGCCGCAGTCAAGGTACGCAAACACGCCGGGCCGACCGGATTCCGTTTCGACCAATTCAACCTCCTGACACCCCAGCTCGCGATAGTAGCGCATCAGGAGCTGTGCAGACTCTGTGCAGCCGATGTTGTTTGACGGGATGCAGGGCTGACGCAAAAACTCCTGAATGCGGGATATGTCCTCATCCCAATGCTGCTTTAAATACGTGCGGTATGCGGTATAGTCCTGGTTCATTTTGGAAATCTCCTTACAATTTTTTTATGATTCGAAAAAGCCTTTTTTAAGGACGGCATCATAGGTGGCGGAATGGAGATCGATTGCCTGCAGCGGATAGGTGACAACCTGACGCAGCATCTCCACAAGCATCATGTTGAAATCGAGCGCAATACCGTCGATCGAAGGGATCACCCGTCCAGATCCATCGATTAAGTCATTGTCATTTGCACACTCGCACACCCTTTTTTCTATCGCTGCGGTGGGAATGAGGTCCGGCTTCCCGGTAATGGCGGCCAGGGCGGCCGTCACGCCATAGCACGCCCAATCGGAGGTTGTGGCCACGATGAGGTGATCTGCCGAGGTTGCAACACAGAGTCCTCCATCACAGCCGCAGATACAGTGATCACCCTGGGGAATGTAGGCACGGATCGTCTCTCCTATTTTGCCAAGGCCGATCTCATTGCCCAGATCGCCAATTGCAAAAGTGGGGATCCCCCGTTCCTGGCAGATGGTAAAGAGGCTGTCAAGCTTTGCGCATAGACGGCTCACATCGGTTCCGGTACCCTGATGATATACGCCGTGAACGTTTTTACCAGGCTTTTCGATTGCAAAAACGGCCTTGGGAATTGTTCTTTCCAACATGACTTTACATTGCTGCGCTGCTTCGGCGGGCTCAAGGGAAATTCCGATTACCGCCGCTGAATTGGGAAGCGTTTCGATCTCTTCTATAGAACCGCAGGCATTGATGCCGGCGGACTGCAGCACATTGCGCACCGCAGAGGTGAGCTTCTCTTCGCAGAAGATGACTGGTTTGATTTTACACGCCATCAAAAGTGCCCGCGTGATCATAACCGTTCCGGTAAGACCGTCCAACTCACCCTTGCCATACGGCTCAAATACAAAGCCCGTCATAAAGAATAAATAATCATCTTCCCGCAGTAAGGAGTACAGCGCTTTTGTTCCGTGCAGGCAGACAGGCTCCTTTGTCTGTTCGCGTGCGCCTGCGTAAAGAATACGAGGGATACCGCAGCCGCGCATATCCAAAGTGATCAGCCGGTCAATGTTTTCACCGATTGATAATTCCAACAGGTCTTTTCTTGTCATGGTCATGTCCCTGTCCTTTCTTTTTGCTTGCGCCGCTCCACAGACAGTTTCTCTGTGGAGCGGCGCGCTGGGAGATATTACCCGTTTTTCTCTGGAGACAGCTTTACAAGGTGAGTCTTGGGACCGGCAAGGCTGACAAAAATGGTCAGTGCAAAGGAGATAACAACGGCCGCGGCGGCTGGAGGGATCGCGGTGGTGTTATAAAGCTGCCACATCACAGCGGCGATTCCACCGCCGACCATACCGGAAAGAGCGCCTTCCCGTGTAGTGCGCGGCCAGTAGAACCCAAGAACCATGGGGCCAAAGAAGGTTGCCGCAGTAACGCTGGTGGTGAAAGTGGTCAGCTGGATAATCAGCTCCGGAGGGTTCAGGGCAAGAAAACCGGCAAGCAGTCCGATGACCACAACTGCAATTTTTGTGACTTTCACAGACTGACTCTCGCTGACGCCTTTGCGGACCAAAGGATAGAGGTCACGTCCAACATATGTGCCGGCGGCAAGCAGAATGGTGTCTGTGGTGGACATAATGGCGCAGGCGATCCCGATCAGCAAAAGCATGCGGACGACGGTCGGCAATTCATAGGCAAGCGCAATGACGGCATTGTCCGCCGCTGCCAAATCAGGCAGCAGAATCCTTGCGCAGATACCAAGCAGAACAAGGATAATGCCGATTACGGTCCAGATCGCACAGGAGGCGGAGACCATGAAGCGGGCAGTTTTCACATCTTTGGCGGAGTACACCCGGATAAGGTAGTACTGTGTCGCGGCAATGCCAAGTGAGAAGCTGAGGAAGGTGGAAATGACCCCCCAAGGTCCGCCGGCAACTGTGATGGGATCCATGGCGGAAGGATTGACTTGGGCGATGGCGGTCTGCATGGCGCTGAATCCTCCAACCAGCTTGAGGGCAAAAGGAGCCGCAAGAACAATACCGATCACCAGTATCCCGGTCTGAATCAGGTCAGTATACACAACGGAGTACATGCCGCCCATTACGGTATAGAGAATGAAAACCGTTGTGATGATGAGCAGCGCTGTATTATAGTCAATCCCCAGTATGGTGGAGCAGATCAGAGAACCGCCCTTAATCTGGCTGACAAGGGTTGCGGTGAAAAGGCCCACCGTAATCACAGAGGAGATGACCATCATGGATTTACTTTCATACATGTTCTCGAACAGCTCCGGAACCGTATAGAGATGATCAAAGCGCTTTTTGATCGGATTGATGAACAGGAAGTAGATCAGATAAAAAGAAAACACACAGCCAAGCACATTGACCAGGGTCATGTAGCCTTTGGCATAACCGTTGCCCACGTATCCAATCACAGCGACCGCGCTGATGAAGCTGCCGGAGAACGTACCGACCGACAGCCACTTGCCGCAGCGGCGGTTGGCGACGTAGTAGCCTTCCGCGCCCTGGCTCTTTTTCATACCCCACCAACCGATGTAGAGCATAGCGATCAGGTACACAATAAACACACCGATGATAATACTCTTTCCGTCCATATTATTTTTCTCCATTCCTGTTTTTCTTGTCGTTTAGCTGTTGTCCTTTTTGGCCATATCGTATAGAAACAGGCCAAATCCAAAGATGATTGTTGCCGCCATAAGGACGGTTACTGCCATTGCTTAACGCCTCCTTTCCATACTGTTTTGCAAACAATTTGTTGACTTGACAATACAGTGAAGTTCTTATTTTTATTTTAATCAGGACAAGTCGGAATGTAAAATACCAGAAATAATGGTATTGTTATAACAGATTTGTTATGATATGATGACGATATCACCAAGGGGAGGGATGATTATGCTTTCAGTTGAAGAGGTCGAATTTGTTCTTGCCATCGCAAAGAATCGGAACATCACCCGGGCGGCGGAACAGCTGCACGTGGCTCAGCCGGCGCTGAGCCGTTCCCTCCATGCGCTTGAAAGGCGACTTGGCGTGTCCCTGTTTGACCGAAGCACGTCGCCGCTTTCCCTGACCTATGCCGGAAGCCGATACCTCTCCTATGCAAGGGATTATCTGTCTCTTGTGGAGCAGATGAAGCAGGAGTTTGCAAATATTTCCCTTCAAAAACAGGGCACGCTGTTTTTTGGCGTACCCAGTCAAATTGCAAATTACGTGATGCCCAAAAGCGTGGCCTCTTTTTGCAAGGAGCATCCGGGCATCCACATCGAGATGCGCTGCGGATCCACCCGTCAGCTTTCCGAGATGCTGCGTGAAGGAAAACTTCATCTGTCCATCTTAAGTGCTCCGCTGAGCAGCGACGGATTCGTAAATGAACTGATCGCCTATGATAAACTCTTCCTTGTACTCTCCCATACGCACCCTCTTGTAGATAAACTGCACCTGCTTAACAGCGATGATCCGCCAAGGATTGATCTGAAGCTCCTTGAAGATGAGCAGTTCAACATCACGGAGGCATTCTATCAGAGCACGGTTCGCCAGCTGTTTGAAGCGGTCGGCTTTGCCCCGTCCCGCATCACGTTTGTTCCAAATCTCAACATTGCTTGGGAGCTGGCGTCGAATGGAATTGGGGTTGCGCTCATTATGCAGTCCATGCAGCGTCACCGCAGCATTTCACCCAGCCCGATTTACTGTACGATCGACGCGCCTGAACTGACCATGCACTTTACGCTGACCTATCGGGAATCAGCATATACGGCCAGCAGTGCTCTGCGATTGTTTGTGGACCATTTTCGCCTGCTGTTTTCAGATCAGCAGATATAGAGGACAGAGAGAGGAGAACGCATGGGTAAACAGAAGGCCCCCGGGGAATTTTCCTCGGGGGCCTTCTCCCTTAATGAAACCCTCTGCTTTTTCGATACCAGTGTCCCATACACTCTGTCACAATCTTTCTTGCCGCGAACAGCGAACACAGCGCCGGGTCCAGATCGGGAGCTACCTCCACCACATCCATACCGACGACAGGAAGCTGAGCATAGAGGCAGCCAAGTATATTCAGCAGCTCCCGGGGATCCATTCCTCCGAATTGCGGAGTGCCCGTTCCCGCGGCATAGCCCGGGTCAAGGCAGTCAATGTCCAGCGTGATATAAACGTGTTTATGGCCGCGCATCTTTTCAACGATCCGCCTGGCGCTCTCCTCCCAGCCCAGGGCCCGGATATTTTTTGAGGTGAGCACATGGACGGGGTTTTCCCTGTAGAAATCCACCTCGTCCAGCTCCAGGGAGCGGATTCCGACAAAAAACAGAGAATCGATCCCCTTCACATGCTCCAACTCGATGGCTCTACGCTCCGTGGAGCCGTGGGAGAGGAGGTTTCCATTTTGATCGTTGCACAGGTCAAAATGGGCGTCGATGTGGATGATCCCAAAATCCTCGCTCAGCCCCCGGTCCAGCCCCCTCTGAACCGGGATGGTGGTGGAATGGTCTCCGCCGATCATCAGAAAGAACTTGCCATTTCTGGCGCAGGTGCAGGCGATCTCCTCCACCTGGCGGAAAAAGGCGTTATGATCGCCGCAGTCCACGTCTCCCAAATCCAGAATGTTCAGGTCTGAAAAGCACTCCAGGTCCTCAGTTGTGGGCGAGATGGTATAGGTAATTTCCCGCAGGGCCTTGGGCGCATTGCGGGCTCCGCTCCTGAACTGAACGGCGCCGTCATAAGGGACGCCGAAAATCACAACATCCGCGTCCTCCAGCGCAAGGCCGGGGCGGTTGAGCCCTGCCCAGAGGGCCGGGTCTTGAATGAGCTGACGGGTTTCCATGACAGCATTCTCCTTTGCAATTACGAATTAATAGAGCAGATTGGCCAGAAGCGTCATAACGACCAATCCAACGATGGTTCTCTCCATAAAGACCACAAATAATTTTCCAACGTTCAAGGGAATTTTGGACTGAAGGATCAGACTTCCGGTTTCGGTCAGGAAAATCACCTGCATCAGGGACATGCCACAGACGACAAACCTTGTCTCAAAAGAGGCGACGCGGGTCAGCAGGACGGCGGGAAGAAACATGTCCGCAAAGCCCACAAGGGTGGCGGGAGCGGCGGCGAAGGCCTCCTCCAGCCCCAGCAGCTGCAAAAGATATCCCATGGGCGTCGCGATAACCTCAAAAATAGTCGTGTACTCGGAAATGACCAGGGCGATGGTGCCCACCGCGACCACCAAAGGCATCAGGGTGAACATGATGTTCACATAGCTGGATACGCCGATTTTCAGCAGGGCGCCCAGGCCCGGGGCCTTTCTTGCCCGCTCCATGGCCTGCTCGGTGGCATATTTGAGAGCATTGACGTGTTCGGGCAGATCCTCGGAAAACGTGGATTCCTTTGTATAATATGTATTTGGAATCTTTGCCAGAGGGAAAATGCGGCAGCAGATAAAGCTGGCCACAATTCCGGCAAAGGACAAGCTCAGATAGAAGGGAAAGAAGACGTTTTGCAGGTCCACCATCGTGGCAATGGCCAGGGAATAGGAGATGGACACGGCGGAGAAGCAGGTTGTAATTGTGGCGGCCTCTCTTGCGGTATAGAACCCGCGTTCATACTGCTTGACAGTGAGGATGGTTCCCGTGGCGTTGCAGCCCACCCAGCTTGCCAGAAGATCCACCGTGGAGCGGCCCGGGAGGTGAAAGAGGAGCCGGGTGAACTTTCGGAAGAGGAATCCCGCAAAGTCCATAATGCCGAAATCAGTGAGACAGGGCATCAAGATCACGCCTAAGGCAAACCATGTGGCGATATTGGTCACAATGCCCCAGGCGGTTGCGCCGGTTGCCTCACCCCAGAGCATCTCGGGCCCCAGCCGGAGCAGGATGCATACGCCGAAAAGAGCGCCGATAAGCCGGATGACCAGATAGAGCTTTGAAGTGACAAACAGTTCGCTGAGGGTCGGGGTGTCCACAATTTTTTTGACGTGCAGGCAGGTGCCGCACACGCTCAAAACAGCGGAGATGCAGATAACGGCAATTAAAATATAGTCCACGACAGGAGCAATCACGTCGCCTAAAAAACTGGCGCACAGCCCATAGAGGAGCGTCCACTCTCCATTGACATAAAGCGGGACTGCAAAAAACAGCAGACCGATTGCGGAGGGGATTAGGAATTTTAAAAAGTCTTTTTTTGTATAATGGTTGGTTGTCTCCATGTTCTACCTCCTAAATACCTGCACAAAGTGATATGG
This window of the Dysosmobacter acutus genome carries:
- the speB gene encoding agmatinase; translation: METRQLIQDPALWAGLNRPGLALEDADVVIFGVPYDGAVQFRSGARNAPKALREITYTISPTTEDLECFSDLNILDLGDVDCGDHNAFFRQVEEIACTCARNGKFFLMIGGDHSTTIPVQRGLDRGLSEDFGIIHIDAHFDLCNDQNGNLLSHGSTERRAIELEHVKGIDSLFFVGIRSLELDEVDFYRENPVHVLTSKNIRALGWEESARRIVEKMRGHKHVYITLDIDCLDPGYAAGTGTPQFGGMDPRELLNILGCLYAQLPVVGMDVVEVAPDLDPALCSLFAARKIVTECMGHWYRKSRGFH
- a CDS encoding M20 metallopeptidase family protein — translated: MCTDVNFRDEGQSLRQMIIGFRRRLHRTPELSGSEFETCRFIRSVLAEHGLPAADHFPQPATVVTITGEYSGPVVALRADIDALPIQEENQVDYCSVNNGVMHACGHDAHTAMLLGAAILLGRHRKSLRGSVKLIFQPSEEAAPSGAKALLELGVLERPKVDVIFAHHVQSHIACGQIGVYEGAFMAAADNFRLIVHGKSCHAAHPQRGVDAIWVSSQIITAFQSLISRFTLPVAPAVLSICTISGGTRPNIIADTVTMYGTLRTLERDVREDLISKMHKISSAIAEGYGAACELEITPGYPAVCNDKSACAIMRGASEKILGRDHIAPIQYPSTGSEDFAWYQQSCRGVISNLGCGNPEKGLTSSIHTPTFDIDENCLPLGAAILAQCAWDYMDQSSYKFHEP
- a CDS encoding sporulation initiation factor Spo0A C-terminal domain-containing protein, translated to METWRDGEKLLSEIYDLLYRMGLTANYTGFFRISYAIYLSVENPQRLALVTKWLYPEVARHYGTTWQAVERNIRSAIAIIWSQKTPILTELFGAPLPAKPRNAQFLALVAGHFSLSPVA
- a CDS encoding sodium:solute symporter family protein produces the protein MDGKSIIIGVFIVYLIAMLYIGWWGMKKSQGAEGYYVANRRCGKWLSVGTFSGSFISAVAVIGYVGNGYAKGYMTLVNVLGCVFSFYLIYFLFINPIKKRFDHLYTVPELFENMYESKSMMVISSVITVGLFTATLVSQIKGGSLICSTILGIDYNTALLIITTVFILYTVMGGMYSVVYTDLIQTGILVIGIVLAAPFALKLVGGFSAMQTAIAQVNPSAMDPITVAGGPWGVISTFLSFSLGIAATQYYLIRVYSAKDVKTARFMVSASCAIWTVIGIILVLLGICARILLPDLAAADNAVIALAYELPTVVRMLLLIGIACAIMSTTDTILLAAGTYVGRDLYPLVRKGVSESQSVKVTKIAVVVIGLLAGFLALNPPELIIQLTTFTTSVTAATFFGPMVLGFYWPRTTREGALSGMVGGGIAAVMWQLYNTTAIPPAAAAVVISFALTIFVSLAGPKTHLVKLSPEKNG
- a CDS encoding LysR family transcriptional regulator — encoded protein: MLSVEEVEFVLAIAKNRNITRAAEQLHVAQPALSRSLHALERRLGVSLFDRSTSPLSLTYAGSRYLSYARDYLSLVEQMKQEFANISLQKQGTLFFGVPSQIANYVMPKSVASFCKEHPGIHIEMRCGSTRQLSEMLREGKLHLSILSAPLSSDGFVNELIAYDKLFLVLSHTHPLVDKLHLLNSDDPPRIDLKLLEDEQFNITEAFYQSTVRQLFEAVGFAPSRITFVPNLNIAWELASNGIGVALIMQSMQRHRSISPSPIYCTIDAPELTMHFTLTYRESAYTASSALRLFVDHFRLLFSDQQI
- a CDS encoding helix-turn-helix transcriptional regulator, whose protein sequence is MRQYKTLLQVFLRNSIYAFRKEMGYSQERMAELLHISPRSYIDQEHGKYSFSALSVIFFLITIPEERVLSLLRAFRKLLQEEGERGDVA
- a CDS encoding helix-turn-helix domain-containing protein; this translates as MKIFTYHGMKNVSGSRVRKARRALKLSQTELAAQLQIRGVSLERDTISRMEMGDRIIADYELRTLAEILKVDVAWLLDAEGEEEMVSRAAEGRGAY
- a CDS encoding glutamate cyclase domain-containing protein — protein: MTMTRKDLLELSIGENIDRLITLDMRGCGIPRILYAGAREQTKEPVCLHGTKALYSLLREDDYLFFMTGFVFEPYGKGELDGLTGTVMITRALLMACKIKPVIFCEEKLTSAVRNVLQSAGINACGSIEEIETLPNSAAVIGISLEPAEAAQQCKVMLERTIPKAVFAIEKPGKNVHGVYHQGTGTDVSRLCAKLDSLFTICQERGIPTFAIGDLGNEIGLGKIGETIRAYIPQGDHCICGCDGGLCVATSADHLIVATTSDWACYGVTAALAAITGKPDLIPTAAIEKRVCECANDNDLIDGSGRVIPSIDGIALDFNMMLVEMLRQVVTYPLQAIDLHSATYDAVLKKGFFES
- a CDS encoding RidA family protein, translating into MVKFIPFEGGVRPFSAAVRAGSTLYVSGQVGIDRSSGTYPETIESQTECAVHNLQTVLEKEGYSLSDVVKMTVLLTNAADLSAFNNVYTRFFATNPPARTLCTVKALAGPAIVELDAVAYQE
- a CDS encoding M20/M25/M40 family metallo-hydrolase is translated as MNQDYTAYRTYLKQHWDEDISRIQEFLRQPCIPSNNIGCTESAQLLMRYYRELGCQEVELVETESGRPGVFAYLDCGAEKTLVNYCMLDTKPADGEGWSSNPFAADLVDREDVGAVILARGAQGRKGPYISWINALRALKEVDGKLPVNILFLAESEENCGSPNYKAFVKKYEDRIAKADAAFCPGAVQSRDGQVKLTLGYKGLINIRFTCSGLLWGKGPQKRATHAAAQALIESPTWRLIEALSTFRDHETGRLLIRDFYIDEPPVTDEERSVAEYVCNQFPGKSWKQFLPMIGTDVKGESDLLSNVDACLKFWYSPSFNINGLASGFTGPGTEVFRLPNQAWALCDVRVPRGYSAQKTIARIRQHLIDRGYEDISMEVIAAYEPCQTSPDSDLCSAVTGILDEEHIPWFTWPFVGGGGPWSLFSEYGLPTLFDVGLGYGGNAGGIDEFLSVESSGACAGIIDSELFFIKFLKRFADSNR
- a CDS encoding YjiH family protein, with the translated sequence METTNHYTKKDFLKFLIPSAIGLLFFAVPLYVNGEWTLLYGLCASFLGDVIAPVVDYILIAVICISAVLSVCGTCLHVKKIVDTPTLSELFVTSKLYLVIRLIGALFGVCILLRLGPEMLWGEATGATAWGIVTNIATWFALGVILMPCLTDFGIMDFAGFLFRKFTRLLFHLPGRSTVDLLASWVGCNATGTILTVKQYERGFYTAREAATITTCFSAVSISYSLAIATMVDLQNVFFPFYLSLSFAGIVASFICCRIFPLAKIPNTYYTKESTFSEDLPEHVNALKYATEQAMERARKAPGLGALLKIGVSSYVNIMFTLMPLVVAVGTIALVISEYTTIFEVIATPMGYLLQLLGLEEAFAAAPATLVGFADMFLPAVLLTRVASFETRFVVCGMSLMQVIFLTETGSLILQSKIPLNVGKLFVVFMERTIVGLVVMTLLANLLY